A single window of Thermostichus vulcanus str. 'Rupite' DNA harbors:
- a CDS encoding LL-diaminopimelate aminotransferase, which yields MARINDHYLKLKAGYLFPEIARRVRAFAEAHPDAPIIKMGIGDVTEPLPEACRTAMIRAVEEMGDPATFRGYGPEQGYEWLRQAIAQHDFQARGCDIDASEIFVSDGSKCDCGNILDILGHENTIAVTDPVYPVYVDTNVMAGHTGPANDRGEYAGLIYLPITAENQFTASIPTQKVDVIYLCFPNNPTGAVATCEHLQEWVNYARAHGSLILFDAAYEAYISEPGIPHSIYEVEGARECAIEFRSFSKTAGFTGTRCAFTVVPKSLKGQAGDGSRVDLWSLWYRRQSTKFNGVSYIVQRGAEAVYTEAGQAQVKGLIRFYLENARIIREQLMAAGIQVYGGVNAPYVWVKAPAGLSSWDFFDKLLHRCHVVGTPGSGFGSAGEGYFRLSAFNSRANVEEAMRRITSTF from the coding sequence ATGGCCAGGATTAACGACCACTACCTGAAACTGAAGGCCGGCTACCTTTTCCCGGAAATTGCCCGACGGGTGCGAGCCTTTGCCGAAGCCCATCCTGACGCTCCCATTATCAAAATGGGCATTGGCGATGTGACTGAGCCTCTGCCGGAAGCCTGCCGGACGGCCATGATCCGGGCGGTGGAAGAGATGGGGGATCCGGCTACTTTTCGGGGCTATGGGCCAGAACAGGGGTATGAGTGGTTGCGCCAAGCAATTGCTCAGCATGATTTTCAGGCGCGGGGCTGTGATATCGATGCGTCGGAGATTTTTGTTTCCGATGGCTCGAAGTGCGACTGTGGCAACATCCTCGACATCCTTGGCCATGAGAACACCATTGCTGTTACGGATCCGGTTTACCCCGTTTATGTGGATACCAACGTGATGGCTGGACATACGGGGCCAGCCAATGACCGGGGGGAATATGCGGGCCTGATCTACTTGCCCATTACCGCCGAGAACCAGTTCACCGCCAGTATTCCCACCCAAAAGGTGGATGTGATCTACCTGTGTTTCCCCAACAATCCAACGGGGGCAGTAGCCACCTGTGAGCACTTGCAGGAGTGGGTTAACTACGCCCGTGCCCACGGATCCCTAATCCTGTTCGATGCCGCTTACGAGGCCTACATTAGCGAACCTGGGATCCCGCATTCCATCTATGAGGTGGAAGGGGCGCGGGAATGCGCGATTGAATTTCGCTCCTTTTCCAAAACGGCGGGCTTTACCGGCACTCGCTGTGCCTTTACCGTGGTGCCCAAGTCCCTGAAAGGACAGGCTGGTGATGGATCCCGAGTGGATCTGTGGAGTCTGTGGTACCGTCGCCAATCCACCAAGTTTAATGGGGTGTCCTACATTGTGCAGCGGGGGGCGGAAGCAGTTTACACAGAAGCCGGACAAGCACAAGTCAAGGGCTTGATCCGGTTTTACCTGGAGAATGCCCGTATTATCCGGGAGCAACTGATGGCGGCTGGGATCCAGGTTTATGGCGGCGTCAATGCCCCTTATGTTTGGGTGAAAGCACCTGCCGGCCTGAGCAGTTGGGATTTCTTTGATAAGCTGTTGCACCGCTGTCATGTGGTGGGTACGCCCGGCTCCGGCTTTGGTAGTGCTGGGGAAGGGTATTTCCGTCTGTCGGCTTTTAATAGCCGCGCCAATGTGGAAGAGGCAATGCGCCGCATCACCAGTACCTTTTGA
- a CDS encoding Gfo/Idh/MocA family protein: protein MGIIGTGYAARSRAEAVRKDGQAQIVAIAGRNPDRTSPFAAEFGATACPDWSTLLHDHQLDLVFVSTINRDHAAIARAALGLGIHTVVEYPLALDAAEARSLVKLAAERKVLLHVEHIELISGVHLLLKRELEGLGKLFAVRYITLTATHPAPERWTYQPELFGFPLMGAVSRIHRLVDLLGPVERVSCQLRYDGPDLPHRYSSCYCTAQLSFADGLVAVLAYGKGDSLWCSQRLLELHGQRGGLLINGEEAMLLRPGSAHPLETGSRHGLFEQDTHMVLEHLRHGSPLYVNTENMLHALAVAEAAERSAQTQQVIRLQDQS, encoded by the coding sequence GTGGGGATCATAGGCACGGGCTACGCGGCGCGCTCACGGGCTGAAGCGGTGCGAAAGGATGGGCAAGCGCAAATTGTGGCCATTGCCGGTCGAAATCCTGATCGGACCAGTCCCTTTGCCGCAGAGTTTGGGGCCACCGCCTGTCCCGATTGGTCAACCCTGCTGCACGATCATCAGCTGGACTTGGTGTTTGTTAGCACCATCAATCGCGATCATGCCGCCATTGCCCGCGCTGCCTTGGGGTTAGGGATTCACACCGTTGTGGAATATCCTCTTGCCCTTGATGCTGCCGAAGCCCGTTCCTTAGTCAAATTGGCAGCGGAGCGAAAGGTGCTCTTGCACGTCGAGCACATCGAACTGATCAGCGGTGTGCATTTGTTGTTGAAACGGGAACTGGAAGGATTGGGCAAGCTTTTCGCCGTTCGCTACATTACCCTCACCGCCACCCACCCCGCCCCCGAGCGCTGGACCTATCAACCGGAGTTGTTTGGTTTCCCGCTCATGGGGGCTGTTTCCCGCATTCACCGCTTGGTGGATTTGCTGGGACCTGTAGAACGGGTAAGCTGCCAACTGCGCTACGATGGCCCGGATTTGCCCCACCGCTATAGCAGCTGCTACTGCACCGCTCAACTCAGTTTTGCCGATGGCTTGGTGGCGGTGCTGGCCTATGGCAAAGGGGACTCCTTGTGGTGTTCACAGCGGCTGCTGGAACTGCACGGGCAACGGGGGGGCCTGCTGATCAACGGGGAGGAGGCCATGTTGTTGCGCCCCGGTAGTGCTCACCCGCTGGAGACGGGATCCCGTCATGGGCTGTTCGAGCAGGATACCCATATGGTGTTAGAGCACCTGCGCCACGGTAGTCCCCTTTACGTCAACACCGAGAACATGCTGCATGCCCTAGCCGTTGCCGAGGCCGCTGAGCGGTCTGCCCAAACCCAACAGGTGATTCGCCTCCAAGACCAGAGCTAA